The Ostrinia nubilalis chromosome 19, ilOstNubi1.1, whole genome shotgun sequence DNA window ATCTTTATCTGAAGATTTGTCGTACAGTACTTTTGCCTAGGCTCTAAGTTGCGAACCTGGAAGTTCACGaaaaatagcaatagaaaaTTTACACGCTATAAGTAGTAATGCAGAAGCAACGGATGAATATTCTGGTAAAGAAGACCATCTACCTTATAAAATCTTCCAGGTTATAGTTAGATAAACGGAACCAggctaacctggaagattttgtaaggtaacatggtcttcttcaccagaatattcatccgttgcttctgcattggcattttctggtggtaaaattgctatgtGATTCGGTATCTGAGCATCGtcgtcaatgttttctaatacgTCCACAATTTCGTGAAGTCTCAGTGgtcttttatatcgtggcctaaacttttaatgaatatacaggttagacgtcgattatgcgaccaggtgttaaaacaccgatcgtaattttgtcataaaaagtctcaaaaatgtaaagcttttcaaaaacatatgtttatagttttgtagctaacagtagtacataaaataataactagtataatCTGAGGTATTACTAGCAAGTTTCTGAAATATCTTACCATTTATTagacgtttttgcacaaaactaaataacagaattcaaaataataaaaatctaacaaaataaagcaaatatgcgaTATTGAACATACTCAATTACAGCTTGATTCGTAATGAAGAGAATATACAAGAAACAGTAAACAaattctcgatatttttataatttatctgaggatattccgaactactttttagcggtgttATAACGCCTGGTAGGAGTAAGTGGGTTAAGATCATCCTGTGGAATTGTCGACTATTGTGAAAATGTGGTAAGTACCTATCTTACCCGTGGTTTTCCTCTACGTCAATGCAATTCagtcattaatatttataatgccAATCGCTGTAAAATGGCAATATAAAGGTGTTACTTAGTGCGGACTCAAACTAGTGAGTAGTTAAGTTACTTTAATTGTCCCAAATACGTGTGAAGCGTAACCAACTGCAAAAAGGCCTGACAAAGAGGCTATTCATAGCGCTTCACTCTATTCGGGTCGGAGGGTTCGTCGTACGTGTACAGAGGTCAGTAAAGAGTGAATATagaaatagttatttaattttttagcattaagagttgcatctcaaattaatttcaaattataaataacttgaaaaaggcaagcggaaggtcgtgagttcaattcccgccttagtcagttcgattttttcaagttacttagttataattttcaaatgaaTTGTAGAAATGtttagagatttttttaaattgtaagtaCATTATAGATTAATTGTAGATTGCAGAGAAATCTATTGTTTAACAATAACTTATAAGACTAGCCTTAAAACATGTCTCAAATTTATACCAATTATGtgttttgtaactttttaactattttaaacttattttttgttCTCTAAAACTTGAAATTGACATTCATTTCTCCTTTTTGACCTTGAAGTGTTTTGTATTTGATTTCGGGTTATTGAACGATGTAAGAGtctaaattaagttttttttttcaatgccCTGTTGATTTTGCGAATGGAACAGGTTATTCGAGTAACAGTTCCTTATAAATAGAACGGTACTAAGTATTCGATGTCCGTGCTTAGGGCGTCAGTATTGGAGAGATACTGGCATAGTGAAACTTTTTGAAGCTTAAAATAATCTTTGTTTGTTATATTTTAGGTTAGGTTGAAAAAATTGCAGCATTTCCTTCTGGAATTAATTGACGTGCTGAAATCTGATCGAAATGGCGCCaacagtgttattttttttccttGTTTTACTTGGTAAGTACTTACAAtaacaattaataaattatattattttatgaaggACAAATTGATGCTTTATTTCGTTTCGCATTGTGCcggatttattatttgttttcggTAGGCAGTATTTGAAAATGACACTGTATTTTAGGTTTCGTTTAACTTAATTACTTATCGATAGGTAGATACTTAACATTAAATAGGTAGAGGTGGAGTGAAATCATAGTTAATCTTTTTAAGTGCTCAATTTCAATTACCTATCTACCTTTATCGCTTGCACTCCAAGCATTGTTCCATTTCTGAAtccattaatttaaataatggatTTTGCGACTATCTCATAGTGGCAATTTGTGAACCTATTTTTGTGCTTTGTAATTTATTATGTGTTTTGTAACTGTGGGCCCTCGACAGAAAGGCAATGGGCTGATCATACTGAAATTAGTCCAACAATTACCCTCAAGAGTAAGTGCAGTCTTCATTTAGTAGCTCCTTCTCCTGGAAATGTTAAATCCTATAATACTAGCGAAGCGACAATAGACGAACGGTGAAgatgtcggactggccgactcgcgATCCGAGagacgcgggttcgaatcccgccgctcgactattgtggcaaacccactcgtaacactagcatatttagcttagtacgaaggGTTAgcaggactattagtaatttgtgcaatacaaattattaaatttctttgttttttaaacCTTATGTTACCAATGTTTCGTTCTTAACGTCTTGATAAAAGTCTTATTTACCCCCACTGGATCAGACTGCAACATTTACCAATATCAGAACCTACAATATGCGAGGGACTGAAAACGATAAGTACTCACTCACATATCACTGTCCCCTGGGCTAATATTTGGAACTCCTCCTATATTCTTCGACTGTAAATCCGTCGCGGATTCCAAGACAATTAGCTATTCTCCGGGACACTTAGGTACTCAACTTTCAAAGCTGTACatcctggctatacagaagTTGCAGTGATTGGAAGGTGTGGTGGGATTCTCTATCCCCTGGGCTCTGGCCCATTCTGGGTACACCCATGTGTACCCTTAATCTGGGAACAAACAACTACAAAATGTGATACTAGTTTTTACGATTGCGGTCGTATCATTATCGCGAACTTCATAGTTTATCAATTGAGTGCCTGATGTTTGTGTTATGATAACCGTTCCAACTTCAGTACGGTGCCTACGCGCATACTAAGCGCTCATGTAAGTTGATCATCATTTGTTTTAGTGTTACTTGCGAATAAATTAgctatttcattttaatttacattgaGGTCGGCGAGATTTAATTGTTTATGTTTTTAACTGATACTCGTAGGTCGAATGgcttgttattattatgatagTTGAAACTTGAAATTGTATACTTTACTACTGAATGATGATAAAAGCTTATCTCCGTATGCCGACAATTTCGCTCATTGTTATTGATTGAGCGTTGATTATTATGGTAAAGATGCTATGTAAAATATAGTTTTCTAAGTACGACTAAGTAGATATAAGTCAGATTTACTTAGgtacgtaggtaggtacatcattttGAAAGTCTTGAGAGATTGTCCgatataaatacctacattctatgataaaattatacctacttagtacttACACATAACCTACTCAAAATTGTGAAGATTCATAAGTTCAAAGTCTGTTCAAggacaaaacaataatatactGTGACAGTACCTACCCAACCATAACTTATGTGACCTTTTTATAAACACCCGTTATGACCGGCATACGTTTCACCGGTAGCCTGCCCGATAGGTACgcttgaataaaatatttatcaaaagaGGTCTACCCAACCCCTGGTTAATATGTTAATTGTAGgcacaatcaaatcaaatctccatttgcctctagtaaaaTTAGGGTCTTGCTCCTGCAGCGAAGACCTCACGATCCTTAGTCCATCCTGATGATAACGTCAAACTGTAGGTAACATACATATTGTATTTCTTGCAGTATCCTACACTAGTTCCGCTATGGTGACCCTAAACGCCGAGGACTTCGGGTCCTACAAAGGATCAGCAGTGAAGAAGTTCACGTGGACTACCCATGATGGGTTCTCCGTTTCGGTCATATCTTACGGAGCTACAATTCAGTCGATTAAAGTAAgtggtattttataaaatataactaacTAAGAGCCTACGGGccaatcgttgtggaaatccgtgGGGAACCCAGCGGTCCAGCTGTGGACGACATTATTTTGATGAAACGAGCGTAAAGTATACAGAACataacgcagaactgacggccgattaggcagcaaggttctggagtggaggctacTTACCGGAAAACtcagcgtgggatgtccacccacaaagtggaccgacgacatcataaaggtagcagggaggcgctggatgccggccgctaccaaccgggcgatgtggagatcatttggggaggcctacctatgttcagcagtggacgtcctgtggctgaaaatgatgatgatgaacgtaATGTGTCTGTAAtgtcaaaatgtaaatatttttttttaccgcaCAGCTTATGTTTTTTACTTAAGTAAACTATCATCAAACTGGATTCTGTTTATCTGACTTCTTATCATATTGGCGTCGGCTCTTCGGTTCAATTTGAGCAGTTAATAAAAGTTGACGATAATTTTGATTAGTATTTATTAGTTTATCGTTTATTATACCattagccgaacggtgaaggggtcggactggacGATTCGatatccgaggaacgcgggctCGATTCCCGCCGCCACACAAACATGAtatagcttagtacgagggacCCCTCTGGCCAGGGTGGGGAGTCTGAGTCCTCCATTTGCTTTTGATGCAaaggagactaaatgacctgatgatgatgatgatgatgattttatagGTCCCAGACAGAACCGGCGTGTTAGCAGACGTGGTGCTAGGCTTCAACGACATCACCAGCTATGTGGAACGCAACACCCCCTACATGGGAGCAACCGTGGGGCGCTGCGCCAACCGCATAGGCGGCGCCAATTTCACAATCGATGGAATAATGTATAAACTCGCCAAGAACATCGGAGAGAACCATCTGCATGGAGGCATCGTTGGGTTTAATAAGGTAGGCTCACTGTGGAAGGAGGCAGTACTATTTTAGGCTTATTGAATGCAAACAGGGCCGTATTCAGGGCTCCCTTTACGGGCcctgtttgtatttatgtatcAAGCGGCCccttttcctaaaaaaaaaagaattttccaaattgaaatatttcttctttctttctaaatacataattaaatatcaatcaatcaaagaACCTAAAGATTTTTCTTTAATACGAAATCTTGTGTTCCAGGTAAACTGGGAGAGTCGAGTAGAAGGAAACAAAGTGGTCTTTAGCTACTTATCAAAAGACGGAGAGGAGGGCTACCCTGGAGACCTGGTCACCAACGTCATCTACGAGGTCCGGGAAGACAACAGCTTACACGTGGAGTTCAAAAGCACCACCACCAAGAAGACGGTAGTCAACCTGACTAACCATTCTTACTTCAACCTGGCTGGCCACCAGACGGGCGCTGATGAGATGCTCAAACATGTTGCTTCAATAAACGCTAACAAGTGAGTTGCTTTTTATCATATTATGGCAATAAATTGGAGTTTCAGAGGTCCACAGAGCTATTATTTGGTCTTAGACCTCTCTATTATATATTTTAGCCTGTTACGTTTATCTGTAGCTTTCCCGTAACAAAATGCACTTCTATAAGAAGCTATAAAAAATCTTATTTCAGAATCACTGAGACGGACTCAGAATCGATCCCGACTGGAAAGTTCATTAACGTCGGGGGCACCCCTTTCGATTTACGGATCCCCACTCGCATCGGCAGTGTCATCAATAAGCAGGAAAACCTGTTCGATGACAACTTCTGTGTTAACACCTACGGTAATAAGGTAAGATGtcctgttaaaattaaataatacttacttataTGTAATCATTGGGGAATCtttctggaaatcattggcctatgttcagcagtggacgtcctttggctgagatgatgatgatgatgatatgtaATCATAACCTaaaatctcaaactcttatttcACATgctaaactttgtaaaaaaaaaatagatttcgAGATGTCTCCAAAAATTCTATCCTATGCACACTGTTGGAATCTCAATATTCAATAACTATTCCAAGTGAAGTCATGTCCTGGAATGATCATTCGATGGTGTCAATCATTTAAAATGTCACttgaaaatgattttttatcaatacCAACAGAATGTGAATTTCGTCGCCCGCGTGGTTCACCCGTCCTCAGGCCGCTACCTCGAGCTATTCAGCGACCAGCCAGGTGTCCAGTTTTACACAGCCAACTCCTTACCTGACCCCTCGACGCCGGCCCTGGTAGGCAAAGATGGTGCGGGCTACCGACGCCATGGGGCGTTCTGCCTCGAAACACAGAAGTACCCTGACGCCGTCCATCATCCTAACTTCCCTAGTGCGTTCCTGAGCCCAGGGGACGTGTATACTCACAGGGTAATCTACAAGTTTGGGGCAGAAAAAAAGGCCAGTCATTCCAGCAGTCACTGAAGGTGATTTTCTAAAAAATGTTGTTTGATAAACCGAAATATTTCTATGCAAACacataaaaaaagatattttaatgtgtctaatttttatttgttattaaataaaattgtgtactacttttgaaaatgttgattttcattcaaaatacaGACACATTAGCGTATAATTTTGATTACTGAACGTAGACAGAATAAAAAAGTTACATCTACAATGTACACAGAATAAAAAAGTTACTTATACAATGTATAGTAACTAatgataacaaaataataaatctaattaCAAGAATATACTGACCAAATCCAACACAAAACAGGGTTCACTTTCATTACTTACATACCTAAATCACTTATTCCTAGCAAGACTTACAATAAAAAAGAatcatttcattgaaaaaaaaaattttttttttcacaaaaatatctaCCTAACATTTCTATCATTgcaattattatgtaaaaaaatattaatttaatttttccaaaatttgtGAGTGACATTTCTTAttccaaaaaatcaaaatgcaaTCCTTCTATTATAAAGAGGCTTCCAATCCATTCTCGTGGCTGGAACCGTTCTGGGGTTCTTTCACGTTGTCCCCCCACATGAGGTTGAGGCTTTTCTTCATCCCGTCGTCCAGCGGTGGGATCTGCGAGCGTGGGAGCAGGAACGTGGACAGGTTGAAGAGATCCAGGAATACTTTGTAGCGATCACTGGGGAGGAATTTGATAGTGAGTGGTtgagttttttaatttttgtgacaTGTTTTAGGCTTAACACCGTATGATTGAGGATAATGCAATGCATTTATTCaaggtgttttctatgtatgtatattaaggatgtatttacaaaaaaaaaaagtatgtttatatccgttgtctagtacccataccTAGtataagctttgcttagtttgggactagaggcgccgtgtaaaatgtctaaggatatttatttattaatttactttggAAAGTGATTCGTATTTCATATTCGCTTAGTTTTTTAATCGATCAGCGAGAACAAATACCCTTGATCTTTTTTttgacgattttttttaaacggcTGAAAGGGGGGCCCCGACTTGCTTAATCCGGCCCTGTATCTACGTGTAAACTACTTTTcaaagtgttttttttacttttatgaatccacactaatattataaactggaaagatttgattgtttgtttgttagtATTGAAAAGGCGCTGAAATTACTGGacagatttgaaaaaatctttcaccattagaatctaCAACAAGGCTAAATAAGTTAAGACAACTTGTattggcggtacgaagttcgctgaTCTTACCTGAGGGTGGAGCGTAGGTACTGGTAGCCGGAGGAGCCGCCGGTGCCAAGCTGCTGCGAGCCGATCATGCGCTGCACCATGATCACGTGGTTGTCTGCAACACCATGGATACTTATActcaataattttgattttattgccTAGGTTACAAAAGTTGTTATAAAGGATGACCCTGACTCAGGGATAAAATTGAATAATCTTTCCTCCCCAAcccgtggggagtgtagaccaaatcctctgCCTCAAGCGTCTGGTAAATTTGAGAGGGAGCAGGACTCCTGACTtttttaaagcctggtccgtgagcacgtagaattttgtccaatgaccccaagctacccattcttatcgctcgcgcgtaattatgttgctgtcacgctcgcacactcactgcgggcgcccgtcgcacagtcgcgagagcaatataattacacgcgagcgataaggatgggtagcttggggtcattggataaaattctacgtgctcacggaccaggctttaggaaAATACTTTGCGTATACCTGCTACCTCGGGGGAGGTGACGGGTTATGAGGGACTCCTTTGTCGGGAGGCAGCAATAGCAGGTGCCAACCGATAAGTATACCCTCTAAAAACCTGCGGTGCACGCTTGCGATTCCAAACCATGCCGTACCAACGCATGGCCCAGCCTTTTACCGGTACACTGCTATAGTCTGCTGgtccgcgagcacgtagaattttgtccaatgaccccaagctgaccatccttatcgctcgcgcataattatgttgctgtcgtgcTCGCACAGTCACTGCGGACGCCCGTCGAACAGTcgcgacaaaattctacgtgctcgcggaccaggctttagacccCCCACCTGCTCTTGACCTGACTTGACCAATGACGATAAATTGGCGACTAAGCCACTGGCTGAGGATCTTGACACTCACAATAGTCCAGaccaaatgacctgatgatgacgatgGTACTCACAGCGCCACTTGGTGATGAGGCTGTCGATGTCCATGAGCAGCGTGAGCAGCTGGTGCGGCTGAGAGAAGcggcatgatgatgatgatgatgatgatgatgatgatgatgatgatgatgatgatgatgatgatgatgatgatgatgatgatgtactcACAGCGCCACTTGGTGATGAGGCTGTCGATGTCCATAAGCAGCGTGAGCAGCTGGTGCGGCTGAGAGAAGcggcatgatgatgatgatgatgatgatgatgatgatgagggtaCTCACAGCGCCACTTGGTGATGAGGCTGTCGATGTCCATCAGCAGCGTGAGCAGCTGGTGCGGCTGAGAAGcggcatgatgatgatgatggtactcACAGCGCCACTTGGTGATGAGGCTGTCGATGTCCATGAGCAGCTGGTGCGGCTGTGAGAAgcggaatgatgatgatgatgatgatgatgatgatgttgatgatgatgtactCACAGCGACACTTGGTGATGAGGCTGTCGATGTCCATGAGTAGCGTGAGCAGCTGGTGCGGCTGTGAGAAGcggcatgatgatgatgatgatgatggtactcACAGCGCCACTTGGTGATGAGGCTGTCGATGTCCATGAGCAGCTGGTGCGGCTGAGAGAAGcggcatgatgatgatgatgagggtaCTCACAGCGCCACTTGGTGATGAGGCTGTCGATGTCCATGAGCAGCTGGTGCGGCTGAGAGAAGcggcatgatgatgatgatgatgatgatgatgatggtactcACAGCGCCACTTGGTGATGAGGCTGTCGATGTCCATGAGCAGCTGGTGCGGCTGAGAGAAGcggcatgatgatgatgatgatgatgatgatgatgatgagggtaCTCACAGCGCCACTTGGTGATGAGGCTGTCGATGTCCATGAGCAGCTGGTGCGGCTGAGAGAAGcggcatgatgatgatgatgatgatgatgatgatggtactcACAGCGCCACTTGGTGATAAGGCTGTCAATGTCCATGAGCAGCGTTAGAAGCTGGTGTGGCTGTGAAAACCGCGGCTCGTCGCGGTAGATGGTGATCATGATGGCGCCTTGCAGAGCCTTGTGGGACAACCTGGAACAAGATGTTTTATCGATTGTACCATTTGCTTAGGGAGTAATTTTGAGGAGGTAGGTAGCATATAACTAGATGCATACTAGGCAATACTTAGTATAATCGAATTCGTTCTAAATTCCCGTCCTATGTCCTATGTCATGTCTCCAAGTAACATCCAGGGTTTGTTAACCATAGACTTAGCATTCACTTTCGACTTATTTATCCCCAAGCAGTTCGGCTAGTTATATCAGGGCTTCTCTAGTAATTTGTGCAGACATTTTATGCAGATACTCAAAATCTATTCATTTCCACCTATGTGCATTTGTTTAGGTCGCAAAACGGTTAAACCAAAACAAAATCTTCTGGAAAATGGGGACCACACAACGCTACCAAACTTAAATTATGTACAGTTTCTGAAGTTTTCAAAGCTTTTGTGACAAGTGCATTGAGTTGCTCGACGCTACTGTGATGTATAAAGAgaacaacgccatctatcgatcGCCGTTAGAACTAGCTTGTACAAGGGAACCTTACCTCCTCTCTCCTCGGGACCGCAAAGCATCGTGCACCTCTGGGTCGAATATAGACCGGTATATCTCGCGTCGGTTCTCGGCATCTTGCATGCGGTGACGGCGAATTGTCTCGTTTGGCTCGCGCTGAAAAATAATAGTTAACAAACCCT harbors:
- the LOC135081078 gene encoding galactose mutarotase isoform X1, coding for MAPTVLFFFLVLLVSYTSSAMVTLNAEDFGSYKGSAVKKFTWTTHDGFSVSVISYGATIQSIKVPDRTGVLADVVLGFNDITSYVERNTPYMGATVGRCANRIGGANFTIDGIMYKLAKNIGENHLHGGIVGFNKVNWESRVEGNKVVFSYLSKDGEEGYPGDLVTNVIYEVREDNSLHVEFKSTTTKKTVVNLTNHSYFNLAGHQTGADEMLKHVASINANKITETDSESIPTGKFINVGGTPFDLRIPTRIGSVINKQENLFDDNFCVNTYGNKNVNFVARVVHPSSGRYLELFSDQPGVQFYTANSLPDPSTPALVGKDGAGYRRHGAFCLETQKYPDAVHHPNFPSAFLSPGDVYTHRVIYKFGAEKKASHSSSH
- the LOC135081078 gene encoding galactose mutarotase isoform X2, whose translation is MVTLNAEDFGSYKGSAVKKFTWTTHDGFSVSVISYGATIQSIKVPDRTGVLADVVLGFNDITSYVERNTPYMGATVGRCANRIGGANFTIDGIMYKLAKNIGENHLHGGIVGFNKVNWESRVEGNKVVFSYLSKDGEEGYPGDLVTNVIYEVREDNSLHVEFKSTTTKKTVVNLTNHSYFNLAGHQTGADEMLKHVASINANKITETDSESIPTGKFINVGGTPFDLRIPTRIGSVINKQENLFDDNFCVNTYGNKNVNFVARVVHPSSGRYLELFSDQPGVQFYTANSLPDPSTPALVGKDGAGYRRHGAFCLETQKYPDAVHHPNFPSAFLSPGDVYTHRVIYKFGAEKKASHSSSH